A genomic window from Nocardioides rotundus includes:
- a CDS encoding methyltransferase domain-containing protein, whose product MPSPRPSERRHSVRTTVVWAALQDALERAGAGSAEPARIVDIGGGTGGFAVPLAEQGHRVQVVDPSPDALAALGRRAAERGVTDLVSAQQGDLSDLGDLVDEADLVLCHGVLEMVDDPATALDTLAGVLRPGGTLSLLVAQRHAAVIARAMAGHFAAARDLLDVVPGGAPGRGGHRFTAEEVTGLLADAGFADPLVHGVRIFADLVPGSLLDLEPGASAALVELERSVAGRPEYLPLATQLHVLATR is encoded by the coding sequence ATGCCGAGCCCCCGCCCCAGCGAGCGCCGCCACTCGGTCCGCACCACCGTGGTGTGGGCCGCCCTCCAGGACGCCCTGGAGCGGGCCGGTGCCGGCTCCGCCGAGCCGGCCCGGATCGTCGACATCGGCGGCGGCACCGGCGGCTTCGCCGTACCCCTGGCCGAGCAGGGCCACCGGGTCCAGGTGGTCGACCCCAGCCCGGACGCCCTGGCGGCGCTGGGCCGCCGCGCCGCCGAGCGGGGCGTCACCGACCTGGTCTCCGCCCAGCAGGGCGACCTCTCCGACCTGGGCGACCTGGTGGACGAGGCCGATCTGGTGCTCTGCCACGGGGTCCTGGAGATGGTCGACGACCCCGCCACCGCACTGGACACCCTGGCCGGGGTGCTGCGCCCCGGCGGCACCCTCAGCCTGCTGGTCGCGCAGCGGCACGCCGCCGTCATCGCCCGCGCGATGGCCGGCCACTTCGCCGCGGCCCGCGACCTGCTCGACGTCGTCCCCGGCGGCGCCCCCGGGCGCGGCGGCCACCGGTTCACCGCCGAGGAGGTCACCGGGCTGCTCGCCGACGCCGGCTTCGCGGACCCGCTCGTGCACGGCGTCCGGATCTTCGCCGACCTGGTCCCCGGCTCGCTGCTCGACCTCGAGCCCGGTGCCAGCGCCGCGCTGGTCGAGCTGGAGCGGTCGGTCGCCGGCCGCCCGGAGTACCTCCCGCTGGCCACCCAGCTGCACGTGCTCGCCACCCGCTGA
- the dinB gene encoding DNA polymerase IV, with protein MTTGSPHVPGGSEREYADPTPVLHVDMDAFYASVAVRDRPDLAGVPVIVGGGHRGVVLSANYLARSYGVRSALPMTRARRLCPDAVVLPPDYDTFTTVSSAVMELFRRVTPQVQVLSLDEAFLDVRGSRLRLGTSVEIAERLRAAVHDEQRITCSVGVAATIGTAKLASRRAKPDGVVVVRPEDVTTFLHPLDVGELWGVGEKTRAMLHRLGLVTVGHVAHTPLRTLQRALGQGLGTQLHQLAWGVDDRPVVAQRGPDEPDRSIGASETFGRDTDDREVVTRELLRLTAKVTGRMRTAEVAGRTVTITVRFADFTTITRSRTLPEATDVTQEVYRTAVGLYDALALQRARVRLVGVRVEGLVPRSTVQRQLVLGERERGWSEADRAVDRAALRFGSTAVGPASLLRNRP; from the coding sequence ATGACGACCGGATCCCCCCACGTCCCGGGCGGGAGTGAGCGGGAGTACGCCGACCCCACGCCGGTCCTGCACGTGGACATGGACGCCTTCTACGCCTCGGTGGCGGTCCGCGACCGGCCCGACCTGGCCGGCGTACCCGTCATCGTCGGCGGCGGCCACCGTGGCGTGGTGCTCTCGGCCAACTACCTCGCGCGCTCGTACGGCGTCCGGTCGGCGCTGCCGATGACCCGCGCCCGCCGGCTGTGCCCGGACGCGGTGGTGCTGCCGCCGGACTACGACACCTTCACCACGGTCTCCTCGGCGGTGATGGAGCTCTTCCGCCGGGTCACCCCGCAGGTGCAGGTGCTCTCCCTGGACGAGGCCTTCCTCGACGTCCGCGGCTCCCGACTCCGGCTGGGCACCTCGGTGGAGATCGCCGAGCGGCTGCGGGCCGCGGTCCACGACGAGCAGCGGATCACCTGCTCGGTCGGGGTCGCGGCCACCATCGGCACCGCCAAGCTGGCCTCCCGCCGGGCCAAGCCCGACGGCGTGGTGGTGGTGCGCCCCGAGGACGTCACCACCTTCCTGCACCCGCTGGACGTCGGCGAGCTGTGGGGGGTGGGGGAGAAGACCCGCGCGATGCTGCACCGGCTGGGGCTGGTCACCGTGGGCCACGTCGCCCATACCCCGCTGCGCACCCTGCAGCGGGCGCTCGGCCAGGGGCTCGGCACCCAGCTGCACCAGCTCGCGTGGGGGGTCGACGACCGCCCGGTGGTCGCCCAGCGCGGCCCGGACGAGCCGGACCGCTCGATCGGGGCCAGCGAGACCTTCGGCCGGGACACCGACGACCGCGAGGTGGTCACCCGCGAGCTGCTCCGGCTCACCGCGAAGGTGACCGGCCGGATGCGCACCGCCGAGGTGGCCGGCCGCACCGTGACGATCACCGTCCGGTTCGCCGACTTCACCACGATCACCCGCTCCCGCACCCTGCCGGAGGCCACGGACGTGACGCAGGAGGTCTACCGGACCGCGGTCGGCCTGTACGACGCCCTCGCGCTGCAGCGGGCCAGGGTGCGCCTGGTGGGGGTCCGGGTCGAGGGGCTGGTGCCGCGGAGCACGGTGCAGCGTCAGCTGGTGCTGGGCGAGCGGGAGCGCGGCTGGTCCGAGGCGGACCGGGCCGTCGATCGCGCCGCGCTGCGCTTCGGGTCCACCGCCGTGGGGCCCGCGAGCCTCCTGCGGAACCGTCCCTGA
- a CDS encoding DUF3040 domain-containing protein: MALSEEELRMLQQMERALVEEDPKFASTLRGTTLRRSARQRAILAGVVFVAGVAVLMTGAVMRQTIVGIIGFVVMLAAATVALGALRRGAQAQAEPSPDHPAHGEPGNGFRNPFDRRDDGL, encoded by the coding sequence ATGGCGCTGTCGGAGGAAGAGCTCCGGATGCTCCAGCAGATGGAGCGAGCGCTGGTCGAGGAGGACCCCAAGTTCGCCTCCACCCTGCGCGGCACCACCCTGCGCCGGTCCGCCCGCCAGCGCGCGATCCTCGCCGGTGTCGTCTTCGTCGCCGGCGTCGCCGTGCTGATGACCGGTGCCGTGATGCGCCAGACGATCGTCGGCATCATCGGCTTCGTGGTGATGCTGGCCGCGGCCACGGTCGCCCTGGGTGCGCTGCGCCGAGGTGCTCAGGCCCAGGCCGAGCCGTCCCCGGACCACCCCGCCCACGGGGAGCCGGGCAACGGGTTCCGTAACCCGTTCGACCGCCGCGACGACGGCCTCTGA